Genomic window (Salvelinus fontinalis isolate EN_2023a chromosome 3, ASM2944872v1, whole genome shotgun sequence):
agatgttactggtcacatacacatatttagcagatgttattggtcacacacacatatttagcagatgttattggtcacatacacatatttagcagatgttactggtcacatacacatatttagcagatgttattggtcgaatacacatatttaacagatgttattggtcgaatacacatatttaacagatgttattggtcacacacacatattagcagatgttattggtcacatacacatatttagcagatgttattggtcacatacacatatttagcagatgttattggtcacatacacatatttagcagaagttattggtcacatacacatatttaacagatgttattggtcacatacacatatttagcagatgttactggtcacatacacatatttagcagatgttattggtcacacacacatatttagcagatgttattggtcacatacacatatttagcagatgttactggtcacatacacatatttagcagatgttattggtcgaatacacatatttaacagatgttattggtcgaatacacatatttaacagatgttattggtcacatacacatatttagcagatgttattggtcgaatacacatatttagcagatgttattggtcgaatacacatatttatcagatgttattggtcacatacacatatttaacagatgttattggtcacatacacatatttaacagatgttattggtcacatacacatatttaacagatgttattggtcgaatacacatatttagcagatgttattggtcgaatacacatatttagcagatgttattggtcacatacacatatttaacagatgttattggtcgaattcacatatttagcagatgctattggtcgaatacacatatttaacagatgttattggtcacatacacatatttagcagatgttattggtcacatacacatatttagcagatgttactggtcacatacacatatttagcagatgttattggtcacatacacatatttagcagatgttactggtcacatacacatatttagcagctgTTCTTGCAggtgtagggaaatgcttgtgttcctagctccaacagtagtatctaacatttCACTGAGTAACTAGTCTTACTAGATGCTCTTCTATAGAGGGAGTTATAACTGTATTACTATTATAAACATGTATGTGCCCAGGATTACGTGTATGTGCCCAGGATTACGTGTATGTGCCCAGGATTACGTGTATGTTCCCTCGGATTACATGTATGTGCCCAGGATTACATGTATGTGCAGAGTTCATTGGATCGCATGCTGAACTAGAGTGAAATGTAGCCTAAACGAGAAACCTGTCTACTTTATGTTGTGGGGAGGTTAGGGCTGTACATTTCCCCTAACTtaacagaaatcctggttggaagattccctGTCATCTGAATGGAGCTCCTCAGAtcttccctgtcttctctctactgttctctatctGTCCAATAAAACCACCAAAAACACAGTTGAAAATGCAAGGCGTTACCTGAGCAGCATGTGCTTGACTGAGGTAAACCCACACCCGGTCGAATTTCACACTGAGAGCAAAGCATCATGGGAGTCTAAACATAGtgtgggaggagaagagagaactgCACTAACGAGCAGCTCTGAGGTAAAGAGAAAAGTGTATGCACACAAAACACCTGACACAGCCATACACAGGTCTGGATAGGGCTACACACAAAACACCTGACACAGCCATACACAGGTCTGGATAGGGCTACACACAAAACACCTGACACAGCCATACACAGGCCTGGATAGGGCTACACACACAACACCTGACACAGCCATACACAGGTCTGGATAGGGCTACACACACAACACCTGACACAGCCATACACAGGTCTGGATAGGGCTACACACAAAACACCTGACACAGCCATACACAGGTCTGGATAGGGCTACACACAACACCTGACACAGCCATACACAGGTCTGGATAGGGCTGCACACAAAACACCTGACACAGCCATACACAGGTCTGGATAGGGCTACACACAAAACACCTGACACAGCCATACACAGGCCTGGATAGGGCTACACACAAAACACCTGACACAGCCATACACAGGTCTGGATAGGGCTACACACAAAACACCTGACACAGCCATACACAGGTCTGGATAGGGCTACACACAAAACACCTGACACAGCAATACACAGGTCTGGATAGGGCTACACACAAAACACCTGACACAGCAATACACAGGTCTGGATAGGGCTACACACAAAACACCTGACACAGCAATACACAGGTCTGGATAGGGCTACACACAACACCTGACACAGCCATACACAGGCCTGGATAGGGCTACACACAAAACACCTGACACAGCCATACACAGGCCTGGATAGGGCTACACACAAAACACCTGACACAGCCATACACAGGCCTGGATAGGACTACACACAAAACACCTGACACAGCCATACACAGGTCTGGATAGGGCTACACACAAAACACCTGACACAGCCATACACAGGTCTGGATAGGACTACACACAAAACACCTGACACAGCCATACACAGGTCTGGATGGGGCTACACACGCCCATACAAGACAAAAGAACTCTGTTGCGTTACAAAATGTCCACAGCTTTTTATTCACGCCCTTTGCATTGGAATACAGTATATGGGAGAAACTAGTGTCTCAGTTCTGAAGACAGTGCAACACAAGACAAGAATCACACAAAAAATGCTCGATGGCCCCTTCAATATACACGACAGAGATCACAAATGTAGACCGTTGACTATctagggtgcatctcaatattcTTCTGTGGCATCCTCACGTTCCTCGTCGCCTTTCCTTGTCTCCTCGAGGCGATAGCAAGCAGCCAAGTCTACCAGTAAACTCACCAAAACTGACTACTATAGCACCATCTATTGGAGACTTGGATATTACACTCCTCAGCCGTCAATAGAGGTATATGACTTCATGTCAGTCCATTCACCTAGCAGTAGTGCCAAACACATTGTATGCGTTCCAAATGCCACCCTACTcaatatacagtgcactactttagacagtgcactactttagagccgTATGGGCCCCCGTTCAAAAAGTacaacactatatagggaatagggtgccatttgggagccaTAATTAACTTCTATCTAGCACAGCGAAACCAGTCAGAGCAGACAGACTAACAGAGTGTGTTTATTTGGAGGTGCTGGGTGCAGGGTGGCTGGGATGATTGTTTCCTTTAGAGGGGGTTGGTTTCACCTCCGCTCCCTTCACAACACTCAGCCTCTTGTGGAGTTTAGTACTGGCTCTGTGAGTCACCTCTTCCTCTATCTTGTTCCTGATCGCCACCTCCAGGCCCTGGGGGGAACAGCATGGGACATGGGATTAGGGAGCAGCCACTGAGACGCAGCCACTCAGATTCATTCATGTATGACGTACATCACTGCCTAAAAAAAAGCATTTCTAACCTCAGGACATTTCAATGGGGGACTATCCAGGAAAATACAGAAAAATAAGCACACCATGTCTAAATACATACACCATGTCTAAATACATACACCATGTCTAAATAAATACATCTGCATTGATCTGCGTTTTTGTCCGTCAAAGTACAACTCATCTCTACTTTTTCAGATGAGTCGCGTAATAAGGACAATTTCTGGGTGAAGGTTCTCTGAGAGGATTCCATCTGCAGACAGTGCTGACTATCCCAGTGCATGTTGCCTCAGATGGTATgtcccacagag
Coding sequences:
- the LOC129851265 gene encoding UPF0390 protein zgc136864-like; protein product: MAQGKQKFKAQPGGAKKPQKIKGPRKGGRTIAPKKVKVVQQQQLKKGLEVAIRNKIEEEVTHRASTKLHKRLSVVKGAEVKPTPSKGNNHPSHPAPSTSK